From bacterium, one genomic window encodes:
- a CDS encoding sodium:proton antiporter, with protein sequence MNLFDATAILVALAAVFSYVNYRLLRLPTTTGILSLALLSSLLMLGSDWLFPQWDLRDMVENFLSGIDFYQVLLKGMLCFLLFAGALHVKFEDMRSNQWTILVLATVGVILSTLLVGGLSFALFGLLGLSIPFPICLVFGALLSPTDPIAVMGLLKELKAPKELDAMIAGESLFNDGVGVVVFLTLLGVAGVSEAPHLPLNSLGVALLFLREVAGGVLLGFLLGYLAFRALKSIDYAPLELLITLSLAMTTYALAFRLDVSGPIAVVVAGLLIGNQGKRFAMSERTIGHVDAFWGMMDDILNAILFLLIGLMGFDPRLDRRAFWAALAIIPVALSSRFLSVLVPITFLHWRRKQPGIVPILTWGGLRGGLSIAMALSLPSIPEKGILLTATYAVVLFSVLVQGMTMRKLLSRYGVG encoded by the coding sequence ATGAACCTGTTCGATGCCACCGCGATCCTGGTCGCCTTGGCCGCGGTCTTCAGCTATGTCAACTACAGGCTGCTCCGCCTGCCCACCACCACGGGCATCCTGAGCCTGGCCCTCCTGAGCTCCCTGCTCATGCTGGGCTCCGACTGGCTCTTCCCTCAATGGGACCTGCGCGACATGGTCGAGAATTTCCTGTCCGGGATCGATTTCTACCAGGTCCTCCTCAAGGGAATGCTCTGTTTCCTCCTCTTCGCCGGCGCCCTCCACGTGAAATTCGAGGACATGCGCAGCAACCAATGGACCATCCTGGTGCTGGCCACCGTGGGCGTCATCCTTTCCACCCTCCTGGTGGGAGGGCTTTCCTTCGCGCTCTTCGGGCTCCTGGGCCTTTCGATCCCCTTCCCCATCTGCCTGGTCTTCGGGGCCCTGCTTTCCCCCACCGACCCCATCGCGGTCATGGGCCTTTTGAAGGAACTCAAGGCCCCTAAGGAATTGGACGCCATGATCGCCGGGGAATCGCTCTTCAACGACGGCGTGGGCGTGGTGGTCTTCCTGACCCTCCTGGGAGTGGCCGGCGTTTCCGAGGCACCCCACCTACCTTTGAACAGCCTAGGCGTCGCCCTCCTTTTCTTGAGGGAGGTCGCCGGCGGGGTCCTGCTGGGTTTCCTTTTGGGCTATCTTGCCTTCCGGGCCTTGAAGAGCATCGATTACGCCCCGCTGGAACTGCTCATCACCCTTTCACTGGCCATGACCACCTACGCCCTGGCCTTCCGCCTGGACGTTTCGGGTCCCATCGCGGTGGTGGTGGCGGGCCTTCTGATCGGCAACCAGGGCAAGCGTTTCGCCATGAGCGAGAGGACCATCGGCCATGTGGACGCCTTCTGGGGCATGATGGACGACATCCTGAACGCCATCCTTTTCCTTTTGATCGGGCTCATGGGCTTCGATCCCAGGCTCGATCGCCGGGCCTTTTGGGCGGCCTTGGCCATCATCCCCGTGGCACTATCCTCCCGTTTCCTATCGGTCCTGGTCCCCATCACCTTCCTGCATTGGCGGCGCAAGCAGCCGGGGATCGTCCCCATCCTCACCTGGGGAGGTCTTCGGGGCGGGCTTTCCATCGCTATGGCCCTGTCCCTGCCTTCCATCCCCGAAAAAGGGATCCTTTTGACCGCCACCTACGCGGTGGTCCTTTTTTCAGTGCTGGTCCAGGGCATGACCATGCGAAAGCTCTTATCGCGCTATGGCGTCGGGTAA
- a CDS encoding superoxide dismutase family protein, with amino-acid sequence MRKGMVVGLVAGFLMAGAVVAAEAPLTAVCELAPTQGNKVMGTVKFIQHKGYVTVKAHVTGLTPGKHGFHIHESGDCSAPDASSAKGHFNPGKHDHGAPGAADRHAGDLGNLNANAKGVANYTRNDKVIQLTGPDSIIGRGMIVHEKVDDYKTQPTGNAGARVACGEIKLVKEAETKK; translated from the coding sequence ATGCGTAAAGGCATGGTCGTGGGTCTGGTGGCGGGGTTCCTGATGGCGGGAGCGGTGGTGGCGGCCGAAGCGCCCCTGACCGCGGTCTGTGAGCTGGCCCCCACACAGGGCAACAAGGTCATGGGAACGGTCAAGTTCATCCAGCACAAAGGCTACGTGACGGTGAAGGCCCATGTGACGGGGCTCACCCCCGGCAAGCACGGGTTCCATATCCATGAGTCGGGGGATTGCTCGGCGCCGGACGCCAGTTCGGCCAAGGGGCATTTCAACCCGGGCAAGCACGACCATGGGGCGCCGGGCGCCGCCGACCGCCACGCGGGGGACCTGGGGAACTTGAATGCCAACGCCAAGGGCGTGGCCAACTACACCCGCAACGACAAGGTCATCCAATTGACGGGACCGGACAGCATCATCGGCCGGGGCATGATCGTGCACGAGAAGGTGGACGACTACAAGACCCAGCCCACGGGCAACGCGGGCGCGAGGGTCGCCTGCGGCGAGATCAAGTTGGTGAAAGAGGCCGAAACCAAGAAGTGA
- a CDS encoding NAD(P)H-dependent glycerol-3-phosphate dehydrogenase, which translates to MKTAVIGSGNMGTALACLLADNGHTVTCWDHMPEVVEDIVQNRRNSRFLPDVALPSSVTADILLNHVVREARLIFIATPSLYFRQVVKEASPFSMPEAVVVGAAKGLEAGTHKRMSQVYAEASLHTADHYVALSGPSIANEFARKQPTAVVLAGSNAHCVQKAAGALANPYFRVESSDDLVGVEVSGVLKNIYALGFGLLDGLDHGSPNLKAAFVIMALKEMKQVAVAMGAKERTLEGLAGLGDLVTTGFSADSHNRRLGEYLASGMEYDAALAKLGGVVPEGVRTLEMIMETMGGVAETPLAGLIQTCLRQPAARSRFVDEVWKIVP; encoded by the coding sequence ATGAAAACAGCCGTGATCGGTTCGGGGAACATGGGAACGGCCTTGGCCTGCCTCTTGGCGGACAACGGCCACACGGTCACCTGCTGGGACCATATGCCCGAGGTGGTCGAGGATATCGTTCAGAACCGCCGCAACAGCCGCTTCCTGCCCGATGTGGCCCTGCCTTCGTCCGTGACCGCCGATATCCTGCTCAACCACGTGGTGCGCGAGGCCCGGCTCATTTTCATCGCCACGCCTTCGCTCTACTTCCGGCAGGTGGTGAAGGAAGCCTCTCCCTTCTCCATGCCCGAGGCGGTGGTGGTGGGCGCGGCCAAGGGATTGGAGGCCGGCACCCACAAGCGCATGAGCCAGGTCTACGCCGAAGCCTCCCTCCACACCGCCGATCATTACGTGGCCCTGTCGGGCCCCTCCATCGCCAACGAATTCGCCCGCAAACAACCCACCGCCGTGGTGCTGGCGGGCTCCAACGCCCATTGCGTCCAGAAGGCCGCCGGGGCGCTGGCCAATCCCTACTTCCGGGTGGAAAGCTCCGACGACCTCGTCGGGGTGGAGGTCAGCGGGGTCCTCAAGAACATCTATGCCCTGGGCTTCGGACTCCTGGACGGATTGGACCACGGCAGTCCCAACCTGAAGGCCGCCTTCGTCATCATGGCCCTGAAGGAAATGAAGCAGGTGGCGGTGGCCATGGGGGCCAAGGAAAGGACCCTGGAGGGCCTGGCGGGCCTGGGCGACCTGGTGACCACCGGTTTTTCGGCGGATTCCCACAACCGGCGTTTGGGGGAGTATTTGGCCTCGGGGATGGAATATGATGCGGCCTTGGCCAAGCTGGGCGGGGTGGTCCCCGAAGGCGTGCGGACCCTGGAGATGATCATGGAGACCATGGGCGGGGTCGCCGAAACCCCCTTGGCGGGCCTCATCCAGACCTGTTTGCGCCAGCCCGCGGCCCGTTCCCGATTCGTGGACGAGGTCTGGAAGATAGTTCCATAA
- a CDS encoding VOC family protein produces the protein MGLEFVSHFAEWHHVLFKVKDADASIRFYSEYLGMNAVQDQKDTDGKRWVWMRFSENPNAPLFVLLEDTQFKHGTAPAQSFQSFAFRMTDLKPVEEMSARAKKDGHLIEGAAYGGHMRGYFCVIADPDGNRLEFSYVMNHKPEK, from the coding sequence TTGGGCTTAGAATTCGTCTCCCACTTTGCCGAGTGGCACCACGTCCTTTTCAAGGTGAAGGACGCGGACGCCTCCATCCGCTTCTACAGCGAATACCTGGGCATGAACGCCGTCCAGGACCAGAAGGACACCGACGGCAAGCGTTGGGTCTGGATGCGCTTCAGCGAGAACCCCAACGCGCCCCTTTTCGTCCTCCTGGAGGACACCCAGTTCAAGCATGGGACGGCCCCGGCCCAAAGTTTCCAATCCTTCGCCTTCCGCATGACGGACCTGAAACCCGTGGAGGAAATGAGCGCCCGGGCCAAGAAGGACGGGCATTTGATCGAAGGGGCCGCCTACGGCGGCCATATGCGGGGTTATTTCTGCGTGATCGCGGACCCGGACGGGAACCGCCTGGAGTTCTCCTATGTGATGAACCACAAGCCGGAAAAATAA